The following are encoded in a window of Mycobacterium sp. ELW1 genomic DNA:
- a CDS encoding pyridoxamine 5'-phosphate oxidase family protein: protein MTTWRDIRTAEPEFADRVQALFDAHKHKTIATLRADGSPRISGIECTFAHGELTFGSMPNARKGSDLSRDPRFALHTATVDPVEGNEAEWPGEAKIAGRAVPCGPIPDGPDGDLFRADITEVVLTHLNDAATLLVIEWWTPTHGLKAVERE from the coding sequence ATGACGACGTGGCGAGACATCCGGACCGCGGAGCCTGAGTTCGCGGACCGCGTTCAGGCACTGTTCGACGCGCACAAGCACAAGACCATTGCGACCCTGCGTGCCGACGGGTCACCGCGAATCTCCGGCATCGAATGCACCTTCGCCCACGGCGAGCTGACGTTCGGCTCAATGCCCAACGCACGCAAGGGTTCCGACCTAAGCCGCGATCCCCGCTTCGCGCTGCACACCGCGACCGTCGACCCGGTCGAAGGCAACGAAGCGGAATGGCCCGGCGAGGCGAAGATCGCCGGACGGGCCGTTCCCTGCGGTCCCATCCCCGACGGTCCCGACGGCGACCTCTTCCGCGCCGACATCACCGAGGTCGTGCTCACCCACCTCAACGACGCCGCCACACTTCTCGTCATCGAGTGGTGGACACCCACCCATGGTCTGAAAGCCGTCGAGCGCGAATAG